One Candidatus Dependentiae bacterium genomic window, AAGCACTCAATAAAACGTTTAGGATGCACCGCCTCAAATAATTCTGCATAGGTAGAATTTTTCACATCTCCATCAAGACTAACAACATTTTGGTTTACCGTTCCCAAAACCGCCAAAGCTTGACCATATGCCTTGCGTGTAGGAATTTTTTCTTCGATTCTATATGAAGGAGTGGGCATTTTGGCAGCTTTTTTTTGCTCAAGTGGCTTCTCTTGTTTTGGCATGTGTGGTTGCCATGCAATATCATTAGTATAGGTAGCAGCTACTTGATAGTTATGTTCCAGCTCATGCAATGCACGTTGTAATTCATCTTGCAAAAATGGCTTGCCATGATAGCCATTCTCATCTTGTGCAAAATCAACACCACGACCTTTGATAGTTTTTGCAATAATAATACTCGGTTTGCCAGTAACTTCTTTTGCTTGAGTTAACACCTGTGCCATGTCAACTACATTATGTCCATCTGCCAAAAAAGTCTGCCACCCAAATGCTTCAAATTTATCTACATATTTTTGTACATGATACCCATACATTGTTGCCCCTGTTTGACCAAGCCGATTAATATCAGCTATCGCAATCAGATTGTCAACTTTATAATAAGCCGCTAGCTCTGCTGCTTCCCAGATTGCACCCTCTGCAAGCTCGCCGTCACCAAGTAATACATAGGTATAGTAATCACGTGCATCAAGTTTTGCATTAAGTGCTTCACCAAGTCCTATAGAAAGACCAATACCCAATGCACCAGTTGCCGCTTCAGTATACTTAAATCGAAGCGTTGGATGCCCTTCCAATGATGAGTTAATATCACGATATGTTTTCATCTGTGCATCAGTGATTTTACCCAGCTCATGCCACACAGCATAGAGCAAAGCTGATGCATGTCCTTTGGAAAGAATAAATCGATCATTATTTGGATTTTCAAAATTGTCCGGGTCGTATCGCATTATATCAAAAAACAATGTTGCTACTATGTCTGCAGCTGACAAGCACGTAGTAGGATGGCCTGAGCCTGCATAACTGGGTAACAAAATTGAATTTTTACGGAGATTATATGCTTTATGTTCTAAAAATTTTTGTTTTTCGTAATTCATTTTTTAAATTCCTTTTTTGAAAGTGGTGGTAATGTGACCAGTATATTAACCCTGTTGGGGTAGGACAAATTTTTTAGTTTTTAATTTTTTGTTTTTTAGTACTTTGAGTTTAGTTTTTATTTTTTGTAAGTTTGCCCTATGCGGGCAGCATCCAGCCTTCGCCAAGGCTATGGCGGACACGGCCAGATCTTTTGCTTGTACAAAAGATCTGGACTAAAATACACAAACAGCCTGTTTGATCCCTCTCTCGCGCATAGGCACGACACTCAGGCCTACGGCCGAGGTCTACCGATGCGCTACCGGATTATCCATTTTATATATTAGTTCATTCGCGCTCGTAGAAGCAATCCGCAGCCGCGCGTTAGCATACAGAGATCTTGAGTGAGCAATGTAAATATTTCAAATCAGAAGCATGATAAGCAAATATAGGCGAGAGTTTGCCGTATGAGCGCAAGGAAGGATTTAAAAAGGAAGTCCTCTTCCTTTTTTGCCCTTGTATCAAATATATTGGGCAAGCAATATATTTGCCCCGCGCGGGAAGCGCAAAATTTTCAATAACAAAAAAATAATTTTTAAGAATAACTAAATGCCCAGTTTACACAAAACTACTTTTGCTTACGTCTCCAGTTATCCTTGTTCGCAAAATTAATCATTCGTGCAATATTTTGTGCTCCACGAGACATTTTACAACGATGTGAAGCATATACTTGTGTCCAAAATTGACGCGCACGTACTTTGCTAAAAAACTTTTTCATAATTTCCCCTTCATGTAATCCCACATTGCAATAAGAATAGTAAAAATAAATTATGCAACGCAATGGTATAACTTTGCACATATTTTTTTTGGTGATACCATAAGCTCAATTTAAAATTCAGAGGAGCATTCATGAAAAAGTTTTTGTTGTTACTAGTATGCGGCGTAAGTTTTGTACATAGCATGGAGAAGAAATCACAAAAAAAACTTACTCAAGAATACATAGATATGAAAGAAAGATATTATAATGAAAAATTATTAGTGCAAAAAGCCCAACTATGCCTAAACATATTGGACAGCAATAAATTTAGTATAAATGATACACCTAAGGCAAAGGCAAGAGGTTTTTTAGAGGCATATACATCAATAAATTATTTAAACACTCGATCATATAAAAAAATAGATTAAGGATCGCCATGAAAAAATTACTTATCATTTCATCACTTGTTATCATATCGCAAGCAAACGGTATGTCATCAGACCGTCTATATGAAATTGAACAAGCTAAATTGGAACTACAACGAGCACAATTATGTGTTGAAATTCTAAAACATAAATATGATACTGCAAATTTTGATAGTGTTGCTGGTGGGAGTCCATATATTTCCTCAGAAGCTCGAACATATTTAGATTTGTTCCTCAAAAAACATCACAAAAAATTGGCACAGAATTCTCCATCTGAATCTGCTCCGGTAAGCCGTCAAAAGCCTTACTAATTCGCAAAAAATATAGGTTCATGTATGCTATATACATGAACCTATTATTGTATATTCCAAAAATTCAACTTTATTTACTACGCTTTTTACAATTACAACTGTTTCTTACCCTTATATCATTACCATTTTTGATTGCCTGGGGATTGCCGCTATCTTTGCTATCGCCCGTGGGAAACTTAATCTTTAGTCCTTTTTTGAGTTTGTTTTTATTACTTTCTTCTTTGTTATTTTTTACCGAATTATTACATATCCCCAACACATGGTTCGCCTGGGCATTGGATATATTGACAAGCGTATGGCTCTGGCTACTCGATTGGTATAGCCAAAGCTGCTTAATTGGATTTGCAAAGCCATCTATGTGGCTACTGTTCATAATACCATGCACAGCAATTTATGTAGTACTACACAGTAAAATAGAAACTGCAAAATATCTGAGTATTGTATTCACCTTGTTATTAGCAGGTTTTTATATTGTTCTACAAATGCATGCACAATACAAGCCAATACTACACCAGATACCATGCAATGGTGGCACCATAACTATTGCACATGACAACAAACAAACCATTATTATTGATCCTGGCGTAATTGGCAAAAGTGCATCTGCCTGTTCATGGGTACAATACACGTTAATGCCATACATTATTCAGCTAACAGGATCGCTACATATTGATCATGTAGTTATGTTGCAACCGAGCATGCGTACCTTTGAGGCTATAACAACGTTATGTAAAAATATGAAAATCCAGTATGTATACTTGCCATGGTGGCATGGAACACTCAGTAAATCAGCGTGGCAAACATTTTTCCAAATGCGTGAAGCAGTGCATAAGCAACATGGCACCATCAAACACCTTGGTGCACACGCAACACATATTGTGCTGTCTGCAGACAGCATGGTGCATATAGAGCCAACTACATATACTGGCACCTATCAAGAAGCTACCTTCCCTATATTTCACGTATACGGCACCATTGACAAAGAATCATTTGAATTCTATTCTGCAAAACATAAAATGAACTCCCAAAAAAGTGAGATACTATGAATAAAAAAGTTTTGCTCGTCATTGCACATGAAGGATTCCACCCGGTTGAATATGGTGATACCAAAAAAATCTTAGAACAAGCCGGCTACCAAGTGGTCACTGCAAGTAATAAAGATGGTTATGCAACCGATAAAGATGGCAATCAAGTCCAAGTAGATACGCTTTTGACACAAACTGACCCCAAATTCTATGAAGGCATCTATTTTATTGGTGGCCCCGGATGTCTAGAGCATCTAGATAATGCAACAAGCTATGAATTTCTCAAACTTACTGAATTAAACCTTATCCCGTATGGGGCTATTTGCGCTGCGGTTCGTATTCTTGCACATGCAGAAGTTTTGGATGGCAAGATGGCAACTGGCTGGAACGAAGATGGAAAACTACCTGATATTTTGGAAGATTATGGCGCACAGTATGTGCCCATGAACGTAGTCGTTGAAAGCCATGTAGTAACTGCTATCGGCCCCAAGCAAGCAAAAGACTTTGGGGAAAAAATAGTTGAAGTTTTGGATGCATATGAAAAGGGATTGTAATAATACGTTTATCTTGTTACTAAGCCCTATTTTGTTACAATAAACTATAGGTGTATTCTTGTTTAGCGGAGTATTTTTTATGATTAATGTTAAAAATCCATCTATAGTTCTTGCATTTCTATTTATCAGTTTTCCCCTAGTTGCCACCCTACATTGGGATTGGTCTCATATCAATATCAATGATATTGTACTGCCTCCCTTATGCGGTGTTTCTATGTCTGAATACCAAAATTCAGGAGCAATTAATTGCCCGGACAGTAACTGGGCTCATTGGGAGGCACAGGGTACCATAAATGGTTACCCGACCATTGATGGCAATCAAACATCCGGTATAGCATGCGACTTCTGGAACAATTATAAAAATGATATTCAACTAATCAAAGAGCTTGGCTGCAATGCACTGCGTTTATCCGTAGAATGGAGTATTATTGAACCTCAAAAGGGAAAATTCAACCAAGCGGCAATGGATCATTACAAAGATGTATGTAATGAACTTATCGCCAATGGTATTACTCCCATGATTACTTTGCATCACTTCACGCATCCACAGTGGTTTGAAGAAAGAGGCGGCTTTGAGCGAGAAGAAAATATTCGTTACTTTGTTCGTTTTTGTGAACGCATTTTTATGCACCTACAAGATCAAGTAAAGCTGTGGTGTACTATCAATGAGATTGGACCCTATGCCTTCCAAGGCTATATCCATGGAGCGTTTCCCCCAGGCAAACACAATATATACACCGCAGCAACTGTCATGAAACATATGCTCATTGCACATGTTGATGTATATAATACACTCAAAGCATTACCGGGTGGAAAAGATACACAAATAGGTATTGTTCACCAATATTTATCTTTCGAGTCACATTCGTACATAAGTGTATTGGAACATATACCATCTCTTTTTATGAATTATGTGTTTAATGACGCGATAGTACATTTTTTAAAAACAGGCGAATTATTCCCTCGTATACCGTTATTGCGCAGAACTATTGTTGATGCACCGGACGCATATGATTTTATCGGTTTAAACTTTTATTCACGCGTGGTACTCAAATCCAATATTTTTGATAAGTTAATTAACTGCGATTTTTCTACCAAAGATATTGTAGCTCCGGCATGCCTTGATGGCGAAATTATGACAGACATGGAATATCCAATATATCCCGAAGGGTTATACATAGCGCTCAAAGAAATGGCTCAACTTGGCAAACCAATTTATGTAACTGAAAACGGCGTACCGGATGGTAACGATGATCGCCGTCCTTTATATATCAAGCGCTATTTATATGCACTATCTCAAGCAATTAAAGAAGGCGTAGATGTACGTGGTTATTTTTATTGGTCATTGATGGATAACTTTGAATGGGATCGTGGATACAATAAAAAATTTGGTTTGTATGAAGCTGATTTTACCACACAAAAGCGCAGCTTACGTCCAGGCGCACAGTGTTACCAACGAGCAATACAAACAAGCTCGCGCGTCTAAAAGCCTTATTTTTGAAACCTTACCACATATCTACAATTTACATATAATACGAACCATATAAGAGAGCTCCGAAATTTCGGAGCTCTCTTGTATCTATAAAAATAAATTACTGTTTAATCAATATTACTCAGCTGAGCAATCACCGCAATCTTCGATTTCAGCATCATTACAATCTGCACATGCATCATGCACAGTAACTTGAGGCTCTTCTTTTTGGCCACCACAAGTAGCACATTTTATTTCTTCATCACACAAACATTCTTCCTTGCAACATTCTGAGCCTGATTTGTTGGCTTCATTATCTTTGCATGGGCAGCTATCACAACGAGTTTCTACTTTTCTACCATCACACTCGCCAGATAGATTGCATGATTTTGTGTAAGAACATGTTGCAGATAGAGCTCCTGCTACGGTTAATAATGCAACTGACAATAATACACGTTTCATATAAGCACTCCTTGTATAAGGGTTTTAGTTATTTCATTAAAATTGCACGCGCCGGTGCTGCTTCAAGTCCAATTATATATAATGGTAAACACACAAATTGGTAGACACCTGGCTCTACATGCCCAAGCCGTAATCCTTCAATAATAATTACATCTGCATGCATTAACGTTCGATGGGTTAGATGCCCCGGTTGGCTATGCTCTATCCCCAAATAATCAATGCCTACTGCTTTTACTTTTTTTTGTGCAAGGTACTCTGCGCCTGAAACTTCAAGATACACAAACTGTGGGCTGAACTTATCAGTTGCATGGTACATACTATTTGAAGTCTTGAATAACACAATATCATGTTCTTGAATATCATAATCTTGTATATCATCACGGGTGATTTTTTCTTGTACATGCATTAAGTCAAGCACTTTGCAGGGCCCTACAAGACGCTCAAGATGTACTTCATCAATAGTTTTTCCGTCTTTTAAAAAATGTGATGGCGCGTCAACATGCGTTCCCGTATGCGAACTTAAACAGATATTAGTTTCACGTGCGTTATCAACAACAAAATGTTTTACATCTTCAAAATTAACTACGTGTTTATCCTTGTATCCCGTTGTTGCCGTACTAATAGGCCAGCTAATATCAAGAATTTTCATGCTCTTCTCCAATAGTATGTATCGGATGACCACCAAATTGTTGACGTAGCAGCGCAACAAGTTTGGTTGCATAGTTACCGCCTGTCTGTTGTGACCATTCACGCACATGCAATGCTTCTTCAATCACGGGAACCGGAACCTTGGCTTTATGCGCTTCTTGCACCGTCCATTTACCCATACCTGTTGAATCAACCTTGCCACGTATGCTGTTCAAGTCTTGATCTTGCGTAAAAATATTATGCATAAGCTCCAAAATAAATGAACGAATAATGGAACTAGTATTCCATATACGAGTAATTTCTTCTAAATCTAATTGCTCTGATTTAAAACATCCATCCTTGATAAGTTGCATACCTTCAGCGTACGCCTGCATAAGACCGTATTCAATACCATTGTGAACCATTTTGACATAGTGACCGGTGCCAGATGAGCCAACACGGGCTACACCACCGGGTGCAGCAATAGCTGCTAATAACTCATATACCTTTGTGTACATTGTTTCATCACCACCAACCATCAAGCAAAAACCTTGTGTGCGACCATATACACCACCAGATGTACCACAATCTAAAAAAAATATTTTGTGTTGCGCAAGCTCATGAGCACGACGGATCGAATCTTCAAAATAACTATTACCACCATCAATAAAAATATCACCTGCTTTACTATATTTTTTTAATTCATGAATTACCGTATCTACTGCGGCAACAGGAACCATTAACCAAAATATACGTGCAGCGGCCGCTATATGTTCTAAACTATCTACTGCAGTACCACCCATAGCAACAAGTTCTGCACGTGCATGCATATTAAGATCAAAACCTATTACGTCATGCCCAGCATTAATAAGCCGGTATGCTATAGCATTGCCCATACGGCCTAGACCAATAATCCCAACCTTCATGATCGCCACCTCATACCATGTTTCTTACAAAATTGTTCCATTTCTAGTGGGCCAGTACTACCACATGCATAGGAATACACAGGGAAATTTTTATGATGTACCCTATCAATCACTTGCCATGCTGATTCAATTTCATCAAAACGTACTGATGTTGCTTGTTCACCAGTCAACACTTCTTCTAGCAAAACTTCATATGCATCAGGAGTTACTTCACCATATAAACAACTGTGACAAAATTCTAACGGAATGGTAATAAGTTCATCAGAGCGTCCTGGTTTTTTTGCATTTAGAGTTAAAACAAATGTAGCATCAGGCGCTACACGAATAGTAAGCCAGTTTGAATCAATAGGACAGTCTTTTGCTAGCATTAAGCACGCCACCTGTTTGAATTTGATATTAATAACCACTTCATAGGTATTCAAACATTTACCCGTTTTTAGATAAAAAGGTACACCTGTCCACCGAGCATTATCCACTGCAAGACAAAGTGCTGCAAATGTTTCCGTTTTTGAATCGGGTTGCACATACTCTTCATGCGTATAGTTTGCATATTGCCCAAGTATCCCATCAATTACACGAACATCTTTGAGAACTTGCGCACGCTTGTCACGCACAAAGTCTCCAATAAGTTTTTGTGGTGCTTCCATAGCAACTAGAGCAAGAAGTTCCAACATATGATTTTGTACTACATCGCATAATGCACCATATTTATCATAATACGCACCACGGTTTTCTATACCGCGATCTTCACTCAGAATAATTTGAACACTATCAATATATTGATTGTTCCACAATGGCTCAAACACGCAATTGGTAAATCGTAATAACGTAATATTGCTTACCAGCTCTTTAGTTAAATAATGATCTGCACGATAAATTTGTGTTTCGTCAAACCACTGTTGTATACACTCATTGATTTCATGCGCAGATTGTAAATTTCTGCCAAAAGGTTTTTCATACACTATGCGCTGCCAGGATGATGCATCACCTGACATACGTTTAATGGTACCAGATTCTCCCATGTACTGCGTAATATCACAAAAAAAATGCGATGCAGCAGCTAGATATGCTATACGGTTGCCACTCAGTTGGTGTTTTTGCTCTACCGTATTAATCAATTGTGCTAATGCAAAGTAATCATTCTTATTAGTAAAATTAAGCTTTTGATAATAAAAACATTCATGCAATTTTTGCCATACATTTTGATCAACATGTGGGATATATTTTTTTGCACGTTCCAAAATTACATCTGGTTGCATATCTTCAAATGCGGCACCAATTAGTGCAATAGTATCAATTCGTTTTTTTTGCAGCAAATGATAGATTGCAGGAATTAGTTTCCGCGTTGCCAAATCACCCGTTATACCAAATACAATAAGCGCAACATTATTCATGAGCTAAGATCTCTCGTGTTTCTTTCTTATATAGTTCGACATGTGGTTGATCGAATGGATTGACACCAAGTAGATAACATAAATATATCATTTCCAACATTTTAACTTGTAATAACTGTCCAATATAATACGCACTTTTTTCCGGTAACACAACTGACACAAATGGAATACTTTTTTTTGTATACGTTCGCTGAACACCTTGCATAATTGCCTCCATAACGTCAGGAAATGATTTACCTTGTAGCTTTGCGACTAATTGATCAAATATTTGCCACCGCGGTAAAACTATTTGTGATTTATTCTTAGCAACTGATATAAAAGTAGTACATCTATTGATCGGTCCACCCAAATATAATTGTGCAACAGAATGCAAGTCTATACTTCCTATAGATACGGTAGGCATCATACCAACAGGTTTTCCTTGTGCATTGGGTTTACCCAAGCTCTCTCCCATCAACTGGCGATACCATTTGCCTACACCTTCTAGATCCACTGAAAAAATAAATGTATCATGAATTACTTTGCCATGTTGATACTCATATGCCAACCACGCTGCAGATAGGGAACTAATATTATGCGATAGATCAGTATGTATCAATGTTGGTATCATACTTTGTGCTCCTGCATGCAGAGCATCAATATCTACACCAAGTAATGCGAGCGGGAACAAACTCACGGCAGACATAACTGCATAACGTCCTCCAACTTGAGCAGGAATTATAAGATGGGTAAAATTATGTTCTTGTGCAAATTCCCATAATTTTGAATGTTCATCGGTAGTTACTACAACATATTGGTGATAGGTATCTTTTTTGTATCGTTTGAGTAGGTATAAAAATAATTCAAAGTTTGCAACAGTCTCTGTGGTGCTTCCCGATTTACTAACTACATTAATAAGAACATTGCTTCCTTGTTCTAACTCCTGCTCGACAAGCAACACAATGTCATAGATGTAATCAGTATCAATTGAATCTGCAAAATAAACTTTTATATCCGGTTGTTGCTCATTATAAAATTTTCCACATAAAGCTTCGTGTACTGCTATAGTACCCAAGTTTGAGCCACCAATACCAATGACTACTAACACCGTAGGATTTAATTTCTTTTTTTCTGCAACCATTGTATGAATATAATCACGTAATTTTATATCACGAGATAAATTAATAAATGCGTAGGGAGTATCATATGCACATTCAAGCGCATCAACTATGCGATTTATTTCCGGTTGTAGCTGGGCACCAATCTGTTGTAATTGCTCAATATACACCAAACTTGATTGCTCATAAGAAAACAAGATATTTTTTTTCATTACGCATACTCCATGGCAATATGATAGTATGAACATACAACGCAATTGCCTTATGGTCAAAAGCAATACGAATCCGTGTATATATCTATCTAAACTTTTTACGCAATAATTTTGCACATGTGCTATGTCCATATGCACATGCCAAATCATATGGCCTATCGCCACTATGATTACGTGCTTGTGAATTTGCGTGCTCTGCAAGCAATGCTTGTACATTTGCATGCTTGCCTTCCATAGCAGCATAGTGGAGTGGCGTATTACCATCATCATCAGTTATATCAACATATGTATACTCGTGTCCTAATAATACATTCAACATATCAACTGTACCATAAGCTGCCATACGATGGATGATATGTGCACCATCTGTACCTATTCTATCATGACAGGCACCTGCTCGTAACAGCTCATCCATACATGCAGGTTGCTTATGCGCCATTGCCATATCAAGCGGTGTATTATTTTCACCATCAACACATTCTGTGCTTGCACCACGCGCGAGTAATAATTTTAAACAATTGAGCTTACCTTGTGTTGCTGCCACGTGAAGCGGCGTACACCCATCTTCATTACACGCATTTATGTCCGCACCTGCGTTGAGTAATGCAAGTAAGCAACTGGTAGAGCCTACATGAACGGCAACATGTAATCCTGTATATCCATCATCAAAATCACGCGTATCTTTATCCGCTTTTGCACTCAGCAGACCAGCCGCCCACACAGCGCTATGCCCACCAATTGCATTAAATAATAATGTATTCAGTGGACTTAATGGATTTTGTTGTTTGTCGTGTGAGTCATCCTCACTAAATTCATATGCAGATAAATCTTCTTCAGATACATCTTCAGACTCCATTACCCTCTGAACAAGCTGCACCTGGTCAGCATCTTGTGCAGGCTTACTAAAGCGTAATATTCGTCCAATACTAACTGAATCAAGAACATTATATAAATCTCTATTCACACAACGTAATTGAGCAAGTGAACGTACTTGATTGAGTAAAGTTATCTCTTGAGCAATACAACATTCAATAATTGTTAGCTGAATCTCAGGAGGTAGTGGTAAAAACGGTGGTAGATTTGGTTTCTCCATAGCACATAATACAATATTAAGCATAAGGCATAGAACAAACATCACACGCATGATCACTCCTTAAAAATATAAAAACTAGGGTGAAATATTATACAGACTACATCGATTACACATTATATACAATTGACAAAAAAGCCTATTAAGTCACACTAAAATGCAAAGGAGAGGCTTACCATATGGAGGTTCTATGATCCGTCGTTTATATTTTGCATATATTAATATGTATCTTATTGCACTTTTTTTGCTATTACCGGGTTGCGCCAAGGTAAAATCTTATAAAAAAAAGCCTTTACGTCCACTCTGTTCATATGTTACCTACCAAGCAAAGCAAGATGACATACACATATATGCCAAAAAATATGACCAACAAGATTGCATTCAACTTTTTGGAAGCAGAGGGTCACGTTTAATACATCATAAACATGATACGTGCATATATCCTATTCAACTGTCTATCAAAAACAATAGCCAAACAACATGGATACTCAATAAAAATAGCATAGATCTAAAGCTCACTCCGTATCACCACGTTGCACACCGTATTCAAAATCATACATTCTTACGCATGGTTAGCATTGTTGCTGTTGGTACAGCATTCACTACATTAACTGCTATTGGTGGCACTACACTGCTTGTCATCGGTATGTTCACATGGTCAATTCCCGCCGCTATTGCCGGCGGAGCACTCTGTGCTTCTGTACCTTTTATGATTTTAGTCAATACGCCCATGAGTACTACTGTACAAGGCATACAATCACTGCGTACTAATACACGTATTAAACAAGATATAAAACAAAAATCATTAACGCGTACCGTAATACTAGAGCCTGGACAAACAACTGATACTATTTTGTTTGTAAAAGGTAGTAATTACAAACCAGTTTTTGATCTAACATTATTTGATCAAGATGATGCAGAACACACACAAAAAATGCCCATTACCTTGGCATCTGATCAGCCAATGCTTGATGACCAAGTAACGTCAATTGTACCCACCCTTGATTGACAGTAACCAGCAAGTTGTTACATGCTTCCTGCGCAATGGCCTGTGTAAACATAGGTTGCCAACCAAGTTGTACTGCAATGTCATCAATATGATTACCTGTTTGTGGTGACTGCGCAAGATAGGTACATAGTAATTTGCGTGCAAGTATGTGTTTATAGTATCTCAAACGTATTATACGAGCTACTAACCCATGATATGGCGCACATAAAAGCGCTCCTAAAAATAATATGCCACCCATGCTTGCAATAGACCCGGCAATAGATACATCAAATACACGGGCACCGGCATATCCAAACAATGCAGAAACTATACCAAAAAAGATACTCAATAAAATCATAGGCTGTAAGCGATGCGTACACAAATAAGCAGTTGCAGGTGGCGTAATCATAAGCGCAACAACTACAATAGAACCAACAATATCAAATGCTGCTACCGCAGTAATGCTGGTAATAGTCATGAGAGCATAATATAACAATGCCGGCTTGAACTGAAATAAATTACACATTGACTCGTCAAAACTGAGTAGCTGTAATTCTTTATAAAATAATAAAACAAATAATGCATTGATACTTGCAATACCAGCAAGAATCCAAAGAGCATATGGCCCTACATAAACACCAAATAACATAAGCCTATTAAACGGTGCAAAGGCTAATTCACCCAATAACACTATATCAGTATCTAGATGCACATTACGTGCAAATAGACTAATAATAATCACGCCTACTGAAAAAAAGAAGGGAAATACTAGTCCTATAGCAGCATCTTTTTTAAGTCGTCGTGTTTGAATTAAACGTTCTGTACATATGACTGTTAATAACCCTGCACACGATGCACCAACAATTAATAGGGGAGACTCAAGCCGTTGCACTACCAAAAACATGATTGCTATACCTGGCAAAATTGCATGGCTAATCGCGTCACTCATGAGTGCTACCCCTCGTAATACCAAAAATATTCCGGGCAACACACATGCTATGGCAACTAAACAAGCAATGATCAAAATATTAAGCTGAAACAACATGATTATTTTTCATTATCGGTATATAAAGGTAAGTACATAGTATTGGTTGGTCGTAGCAAATCATACAATATCTGATTATCAAGATTTTTGGCAATATCC contains:
- a CDS encoding transketolase — translated: MNYEKQKFLEHKAYNLRKNSILLPSYAGSGHPTTCLSAADIVATLFFDIMRYDPDNFENPNNDRFILSKGHASALLYAVWHELGKITDAQMKTYRDINSSLEGHPTLRFKYTEAATGALGIGLSIGLGEALNAKLDARDYYTYVLLGDGELAEGAIWEAAELAAYYKVDNLIAIADINRLGQTGATMYGYHVQKYVDKFEAFGWQTFLADGHNVVDMAQVLTQAKEVTGKPSIIIAKTIKGRGVDFAQDENGYHGKPFLQDELQRALHELEHNYQVAATYTNDIAWQPHMPKQEKPLEQKKAAKMPTPSYRIEEKIPTRKAYGQALAVLGTVNQNVVSLDGDVKNSTYAELFEAVHPKRFIECFIAEQNMVGMGIGFARRGKLPFISTFGAFMTRAHDQIRMAAIGQSTIKLIGSHAGISIGQDGPSQMGLEDIAMMRALPDSIVLYPSDAVSTYKLLEQMANYNDGISYMRTTRMATPVHYRNDEEFPIGGCKIVRVSQKDQACVIAAGVTLVEALKAYEILQQQNINICVIDLYSIKPLDTETVFRLGQASNNYIITVEDHYIQGGIGEAIAAAMCNTSIEVTSLAVSELPRSGKPEDLLSWAGIDAQSIVKAVMY
- a CDS encoding ComEC/Rec2 family competence protein, whose amino-acid sequence is MNLLLYIPKIQLYLLRFLQLQLFLTLISLPFLIAWGLPLSLLSPVGNLIFSPFLSLFLLLSSLLFFTELLHIPNTWFAWALDILTSVWLWLLDWYSQSCLIGFAKPSMWLLFIIPCTAIYVVLHSKIETAKYLSIVFTLLLAGFYIVLQMHAQYKPILHQIPCNGGTITIAHDNKQTIIIDPGVIGKSASACSWVQYTLMPYIIQLTGSLHIDHVVMLQPSMRTFEAITTLCKNMKIQYVYLPWWHGTLSKSAWQTFFQMREAVHKQHGTIKHLGAHATHIVLSADSMVHIEPTTYTGTYQEATFPIFHVYGTIDKESFEFYSAKHKMNSQKSEIL
- a CDS encoding DJ-1/PfpI family protein, coding for MNKKVLLVIAHEGFHPVEYGDTKKILEQAGYQVVTASNKDGYATDKDGNQVQVDTLLTQTDPKFYEGIYFIGGPGCLEHLDNATSYEFLKLTELNLIPYGAICAAVRILAHAEVLDGKMATGWNEDGKLPDILEDYGAQYVPMNVVVESHVVTAIGPKQAKDFGEKIVEVLDAYEKGL
- a CDS encoding family 1 glycosylhydrolase, producing the protein MINVKNPSIVLAFLFISFPLVATLHWDWSHININDIVLPPLCGVSMSEYQNSGAINCPDSNWAHWEAQGTINGYPTIDGNQTSGIACDFWNNYKNDIQLIKELGCNALRLSVEWSIIEPQKGKFNQAAMDHYKDVCNELIANGITPMITLHHFTHPQWFEERGGFEREENIRYFVRFCERIFMHLQDQVKLWCTINEIGPYAFQGYIHGAFPPGKHNIYTAATVMKHMLIAHVDVYNTLKALPGGKDTQIGIVHQYLSFESHSYISVLEHIPSLFMNYVFNDAIVHFLKTGELFPRIPLLRRTIVDAPDAYDFIGLNFYSRVVLKSNIFDKLINCDFSTKDIVAPACLDGEIMTDMEYPIYPEGLYIALKEMAQLGKPIYVTENGVPDGNDDRRPLYIKRYLYALSQAIKEGVDVRGYFYWSLMDNFEWDRGYNKKFGLYEADFTTQKRSLRPGAQCYQRAIQTSSRV
- a CDS encoding cyclase family protein, encoding MKILDISWPISTATTGYKDKHVVNFEDVKHFVVDNARETNICLSSHTGTHVDAPSHFLKDGKTIDEVHLERLVGPCKVLDLMHVQEKITRDDIQDYDIQEHDIVLFKTSNSMYHATDKFSPQFVYLEVSGAEYLAQKKVKAVGIDYLGIEHSQPGHLTHRTLMHADVIIIEGLRLGHVEPGVYQFVCLPLYIIGLEAAPARAILMK
- the gnd gene encoding decarboxylating 6-phosphogluconate dehydrogenase, translating into MKVGIIGLGRMGNAIAYRLINAGHDVIGFDLNMHARAELVAMGGTAVDSLEHIAAAARIFWLMVPVAAVDTVIHELKKYSKAGDIFIDGGNSYFEDSIRRAHELAQHKIFFLDCGTSGGVYGRTQGFCLMVGGDETMYTKVYELLAAIAAPGGVARVGSSGTGHYVKMVHNGIEYGLMQAYAEGMQLIKDGCFKSEQLDLEEITRIWNTSSIIRSFILELMHNIFTQDQDLNSIRGKVDSTGMGKWTVQEAHKAKVPVPVIEEALHVREWSQQTGGNYATKLVALLRQQFGGHPIHTIGEEHENS